TGAGATAATGAAAATTGCAGAAAAAAACAATCTGTTTGTGATCGAGGATGCAGCACATGCAATTGGCTCAGAATATCACGGAAAAAAAATCGGATGCATTGGAGATTTCACATGTTTTAGCTTTTACCCTACCAAAAACATGACAACAGGAGAAGGAGGGGCAATAACAACAAATAATGATGAATTTGTTGATAAATTGAAAAGTCTGAGACTTCATGGGATAAGTAAAGATGCCTGGAAGAGATATTCAAATCAGGGAAACTGGTATTATGAAATTGAAGATTGCGGCTGGAAGTACAATATGACAGATCTCCAGGCTGCATTAGGAATTCCTCAAATTAAAAAATTAGATACTTTTTGTGATATTAGGAAAAAATACGCTGATATTTATACTAAGAGCCTATGTAGAATTGAGGGAATTATTACTCCATATGAAGATTTAGATGCAAAACATGTTTATCATTTGTATCCCCTGTTACTAGAAAAATATAACAGAGCCAAATTCATAGAAGAAATGGGTAAAAGAAATATTTCATGCAGTGTGCATTTCATACCTCTCCATCTTCATCCCTTCTATAAAAATCAGTTTGGATTCAAAAAAGGAGATTTCCCAAATGCAGAATGGCTTTACGAACGTGAAGTTTCGTTACCTTTATACCCTAAAATGAAGATCGAAGATGTAAGATCTGTTATCGAGGCGGTTGAGGATATAATATTTTCATGAATCTATATACATTATAAGATTCCAGAGAAATTTATTGCTCCGGTGTTAAGCCTTATATAAATATCTGTAAATTTTTGGCTTTGTAAAAATCCTCTGTTTATTGTTTATGGATTATTTCAACATCTTGAAGGTAACATGTTCAACCTGAAACTAAGCAAAATGATGAAAGATATCCAATGGTCTTTTATCAGTCTTGCTACGACATCTCTCACACACTTTCTTCTTAGAGTCTTACTTGGTAGGGAACTGGGACCCTCAGGACTTGGCTTATATACATTAGTATTTACCATTTACATGTTTGGCACGCAGTTTGCAACATTTGGAATCAATTCAGCCATGACCAAATACATAGCTGAACATAATGAAAACCTGTCAAAAATAAAGGAATTTTTTTCATCCGGCATTATTGGATCCATCGTAAGCGGATCTGTAATGGGGATGCTGCTATATTTCCTCTCCGGTGTTGTTTCTACATTTATTTTCCATCAACTTGAAATGACAGACCTTTTGAAGCTTACAGCATTCTGCTTCCCCTTTATCGCCATGCAAAAAACTGTTATTGGAACTTTGAATGGCCTGAGGGAGATGAAATTGTATGCAATTCTTAACATTGCCCAGAGTTTATTGATAATGGTCGTATCTTTTGCTATGGTAGTAGTTCTTAATATGGGAGTCATAGGTGCAGTACTTGGCTTCGTAATTCCAACAATACTTGTAGGTCTACTCTCTCTTATATTTATCAGAAACTTATTTGTGGCACCAACAAAACTTATGACTACAGTTTTTAGAGAGATTTCATGGTTCGGATTCTATGTTGTCCTTGCAAACTCCATAGGAATGATCAATACA
The genomic region above belongs to Methanosarcina horonobensis HB-1 = JCM 15518 and contains:
- a CDS encoding DegT/DnrJ/EryC1/StrS family aminotransferase: MRTEFLPYCQPSINDEEIESVLDSLRSGWLTMGPKTIEFENLIAKYTGAKHAIAVSSCTAALHLSLLACGIGKNDEVITTPYTFASTGNVIVQVGAKPVFVDVRKDTYNIDPEKIEDAITPNTKAIIPVHFAGQSCDMHEIMKIAEKNNLFVIEDAAHAIGSEYHGKKIGCIGDFTCFSFYPTKNMTTGEGGAITTNNDEFVDKLKSLRLHGISKDAWKRYSNQGNWYYEIEDCGWKYNMTDLQAALGIPQIKKLDTFCDIRKKYADIYTKSLCRIEGIITPYEDLDAKHVYHLYPLLLEKYNRAKFIEEMGKRNISCSVHFIPLHLHPFYKNQFGFKKGDFPNAEWLYEREVSLPLYPKMKIEDVRSVIEAVEDIIFS
- a CDS encoding flippase, encoding MFNLKLSKMMKDIQWSFISLATTSLTHFLLRVLLGRELGPSGLGLYTLVFTIYMFGTQFATFGINSAMTKYIAEHNENLSKIKEFFSSGIIGSIVSGSVMGMLLYFLSGVVSTFIFHQLEMTDLLKLTAFCFPFIAMQKTVIGTLNGLREMKLYAILNIAQSLLIMVVSFAMVVVLNMGVIGAVLGFVIPTILVGLLSLIFIRNLFVAPTKLMTTVFREISWFGFYVVLANSIGMINTQVDTLMIGYFMKETDVGYYAVAIMLVQGITLLPQAVQAVTTPSIATYYGKGDFNNIQRLIKNTMLKVSAVIGCVSLVLAIFGRFLIPLIFKEEFLPAYLPMLTLLIGYSVYAAYASIGGCLASVGKVRIIFRIDAICAGLNTLLNIMLIPRFGLLGAASATSIALIFTALTNLYYIRRYSTEKTNQINNDSNSLKSNIV